The following are from one region of the Nicotiana tabacum cultivar K326 chromosome 3, ASM71507v2, whole genome shotgun sequence genome:
- the LOC107796524 gene encoding karrikin insensitive 2 receptor CA-like produces MGIVEEAHNVKILGSGEQTVVLAHGFGTDQSVWKHLVPHLVDDYKIILFDNMGAGTTNPDYFDFERYSSLEGYAYDVIAILEDLKIPGCIYVGHSVSAMIGVTASIARPDLFTKLVTVSASPRYLNDSDYYGGFEQEDLDQLFEAMRSNYKAWCSGFAPLVVGGDMDSVAIQEFSRTLFNMRPDIALSVLQIIFLSDLRHLLAHVTVPCHIIQSMKDLAVPVVVSEYLHQHLGGESIVEVMSTEGHLPQLSSPDVVIPVLLRHIRHDIVV; encoded by the exons ATGGGTATAGTCGAAGAAGCACACAACGTGAAGATCCTAGGATCAGGTGAGCAAACCGTAGTGTTAGCCCATGGGTTCGGAACAGACCAGTCGGTGTGGAAACACTTGGTTCCTCACTTGGTTGACGATTATAAGATCATATTGTTTGACAATATGGGTGCTGGAACAACTAATCCTGACTACTTTGACTTCGAGAGATATTCTAGTCTAGAAGGCTATGCTTATGATGTGATTGCGATTTTAGAGGACCTCAAAATTCCTGGTTGCATTTACGTCGGTCACTCTGTTTCTGCCATGATTGGCGTCACTGCTTCAATCGCTCGTCCTGatcttttcaccaaacttgtcaCTGTCTCTGCCTCTCCAAG GTATCTGAACGACTCGGACTACTATGGAGGATTTGAACAGGAAGATCTGGATCAATTGTTCGAAGCAATGAGATCAAATTACAAAGCATGGTGTTCAGGATTTGCACCCTTAGTTGTAGGAGGAGACATGGACTCCGTGGCAATTCAGGAATTCAGCAGGACATTGTTCAACATGAGACCGGACATAGCACTAAGTGTGTTACAAATCATATTCCTAAGTGATTTAAGGCATTTGTTGGCTCATGTAACTGTCCCATGTCACATAATTCAGAGCATGAAGGATCTGGCCGTGCCTGTGGTGGTGTCCGAGTACCTCCACCAGCACCTCGGTGGGGAGTCTATCGTGGAGGTGATGTCCACGGAAGGCCATCTGCCGCAACTCAGCTCACCGGATGTTGTTATTCCGGTGCTGCTTCGCCATATTCGTCATGATATTGTCGTTTAA